The proteins below are encoded in one region of Holophagaceae bacterium:
- the hrcA gene encoding heat-inducible transcription repressor HrcA, with product MNGPLDPRSESVLKTLIETYLLEGEPVGSRLLSKRYPEHLSSATIRNVLSDLEEDAMVAQPHTSAGRIPTERAYRYYVNRWLRLREPDDAMGAQLRTALEGIEQDPESWLRHASRVLSEVMGGVCIALPQRLSSTRLVRMEFVPLDRHRLVGVWVGSLGEVEHQILENKWGFDAATLVELANFASEHFKGCTLAEMRQKLLSALQEGAGEAKAMWERLSNLASRWPDPAAASDPPVVVSGLGQMGQLPEFEDLDRFRSLVAAFEEHQRLALLLNAFGQSAAMEVQLLLGSENPFLESMPLATMVRSVPLGGQTWATFALMAPLRMDYGRILGGLAWWSQAVQRRTNSLD from the coding sequence TTGAACGGCCCATTAGACCCCCGCAGCGAATCGGTGCTGAAAACCCTCATCGAGACTTACCTGTTGGAGGGTGAGCCGGTGGGGTCCCGGCTGCTGTCGAAACGCTATCCGGAACATCTGTCCTCGGCCACGATCCGCAATGTCCTCTCGGATCTGGAAGAGGACGCCATGGTGGCTCAGCCTCATACCTCCGCAGGGCGGATCCCCACGGAAAGGGCTTACCGGTACTACGTGAACCGGTGGCTGCGGCTCCGGGAGCCCGACGATGCCATGGGAGCGCAGTTGCGGACCGCATTGGAGGGCATCGAGCAGGACCCGGAGTCCTGGCTGCGCCATGCCAGCCGGGTTCTGTCGGAAGTGATGGGCGGAGTCTGCATCGCCCTGCCGCAGCGCCTTTCCTCCACCCGGTTGGTGCGCATGGAATTCGTGCCGCTGGACCGGCACCGGCTGGTGGGCGTCTGGGTGGGAAGCCTTGGCGAAGTGGAGCATCAGATCCTGGAGAATAAATGGGGGTTTGATGCCGCCACCCTGGTGGAGCTGGCGAATTTTGCCTCCGAGCATTTCAAGGGGTGCACTCTGGCGGAAATGCGCCAGAAGCTGCTGTCGGCCTTGCAGGAAGGCGCAGGAGAAGCCAAGGCGATGTGGGAGCGGCTTTCCAATCTGGCCTCCCGGTGGCCGGACCCGGCTGCGGCGAGCGATCCCCCGGTGGTGGTGTCCGGCCTGGGGCAGATGGGCCAACTGCCCGAATTCGAAGACTTGGACCGCTTCCGCTCCCTGGTGGCGGCCTTCGAGGAACACCAGAGACTGGCCCTGCTGCTGAACGCATTCGGCCAATCCGCGGCCATGGAGGTCCAACTGCTCCTGGGTTCCGAAAACCCGTTCCTGGAATCCATGCCTCTTGCCACGATGGTGCGCAGCGTGCCGCTGGGGGGGCAGACCTGGGCCACTTTCGCGCTCATGGCCCCGCTTCGCATGGATTATGGCCGGATTCTGGGGGGCCTGGCCTGGTGGTCCCAGGCGGTGCAGCGGCGGACCAATAGCCTGGATTGA
- a CDS encoding nucleotide exchange factor GrpE: protein MVPEPNASPDKSPTYDLISDANDAADLRDASTVELNLDDADAIDLQALADEAANATPEFMAAGDDGEDDENAAIDSILLDPEMPAATATAEDYERQLARLHIQVGELENRETDVLDHYKRLKAEYLNYRDRSARDTQVALNQADRKVLMEILPVLDNFERSLGASYPDMDAFRIGVELIHKQFVDALRRIGAEPVTLNVGDPFDALHSEALTTISNVNLPDGAIAAIYERGYMLRDQLLRPARVVVNHNPDAETNPGDDAGRVP from the coding sequence ATGGTTCCTGAGCCGAACGCCTCACCCGACAAATCCCCGACTTACGATCTCATCAGCGATGCGAACGATGCGGCTGATCTCCGAGACGCGAGCACGGTGGAACTGAACCTGGATGACGCGGACGCCATTGATTTGCAGGCCCTGGCGGATGAAGCGGCCAATGCCACGCCCGAGTTCATGGCTGCCGGAGACGACGGGGAGGACGACGAGAACGCGGCGATCGATTCCATACTCCTGGACCCTGAAATGCCCGCCGCGACCGCCACGGCCGAAGACTACGAACGCCAATTGGCCCGGTTGCACATTCAGGTAGGCGAGTTGGAAAATCGTGAAACCGATGTGCTAGATCACTATAAACGTCTGAAAGCGGAATATTTGAATTACCGCGACCGATCCGCCCGGGACACCCAGGTGGCCCTGAACCAGGCGGACCGCAAGGTGCTCATGGAAATTCTTCCGGTCCTGGACAACTTTGAACGCAGCCTAGGTGCTTCTTACCCAGACATGGATGCCTTCCGGATCGGCGTGGAGCTCATCCACAAACAATTCGTGGACGCGCTGCGCCGCATAGGGGCGGAACCCGTCACTCTCAATGTGGGCGATCCCTTCGACGCCCTCCATTCCGAGGCCCTGACGACCATCTCCAATGTGAACCTCCCGGATGGGGCCATCGCGGCGATCTACGAACGGGGTTATATGCTGCGGGACCAGTTGCTGAGGCCCGCCCGGGTGGTGGTCAACCATAATCCCGATGCAGAGACGAACCCTGGTGACGACGCCGGCCGGGTGCCCTGA
- the dnaK gene encoding molecular chaperone DnaK, with protein sequence MAGKLIGIDLGTTNSCACVMESGDARVIPNREGSRTTPSVVAFTDKGDSLVGHIAKRQSVTNPQRTLFAMKRLLGQRFRSPRVQEAASRLPFTIVEAQNGDAWVKIGDREYAPPEISAIVLRSLKQSAEAFLHEEVTDAVITVPAYFDDAQRQATKDAGRIAGLNVLRIINEPTSAALAYGIDKKGRNQLLAIYDLGGGTFDFTLMEMNDGVFEVLATSGDTFLGGEDFDNNIMLWLAEQFKEKTGIDLNGDRMALQRLKEASEKAKCELSTLDKVEIRLPFIAQGPSGPQHMEATLTREILEDMVRGLVQRTLDPIRDAMESARKQPKDVDEIILVGGQTRMPLVQQAVQDFFGKEPNRNINPDEVVATGASIQGAVMRGEVKDLVLLDVTPLSLGIQTQGGGFVKIIQRNTTIPCKDSRTFTTVTDNQSRVEVHVLQGERELSEHNKSLGRFDLINLPPLPKGVPQIEVSFNIDSNGIVKVSAKDMMTNLEQTMSIRPTSGLSELEIQRMVREGTTNAEDDLKRRDELKYLASAEGLLFSCDKSFIDCGKYLAAEKQEFVREILNKVRSGVADKDVDLLRSTEGDLLEAQKLLTDAVLAASEAMMSALDGEGGNAGN encoded by the coding sequence ATGGCCGGAAAGTTGATTGGCATTGACTTGGGAACCACCAACAGTTGTGCCTGCGTCATGGAATCGGGGGATGCGCGGGTGATCCCCAACCGCGAAGGCAGCCGCACCACGCCCTCTGTGGTGGCGTTCACGGATAAAGGGGATTCCCTCGTCGGCCACATCGCCAAGCGCCAGTCCGTGACCAACCCTCAGCGCACCCTGTTCGCGATGAAGCGGCTCCTCGGCCAGCGGTTCAGGTCGCCGCGGGTCCAGGAGGCCGCGTCCCGCCTGCCCTTCACCATCGTGGAAGCGCAGAATGGCGATGCCTGGGTGAAGATCGGCGACCGGGAATACGCTCCCCCGGAGATCAGCGCCATCGTTTTGCGCTCCCTCAAGCAGAGCGCCGAGGCCTTCCTCCACGAGGAAGTGACGGACGCGGTCATCACGGTCCCCGCCTATTTCGACGATGCCCAGCGGCAGGCCACCAAGGATGCGGGCCGCATCGCGGGGCTCAATGTGCTCCGCATCATCAACGAGCCCACCTCCGCGGCGCTCGCCTACGGCATCGACAAGAAAGGCAGGAACCAGCTCCTGGCGATCTACGATCTCGGCGGCGGCACCTTCGATTTCACGCTGATGGAAATGAATGACGGCGTTTTCGAAGTGCTCGCCACAAGCGGTGACACCTTCCTGGGCGGCGAGGACTTCGACAACAACATCATGCTTTGGCTGGCGGAGCAGTTTAAGGAAAAGACCGGCATTGATCTCAATGGCGACCGCATGGCCCTGCAACGGCTCAAGGAGGCCAGCGAGAAGGCCAAGTGCGAACTCAGCACGCTCGACAAAGTGGAGATCCGGCTGCCGTTCATCGCCCAGGGCCCCAGCGGCCCGCAGCACATGGAAGCTACGCTCACGCGCGAAATCCTGGAGGACATGGTCCGCGGCCTGGTGCAGCGGACCCTCGATCCGATCCGGGACGCCATGGAAAGCGCGCGGAAGCAGCCGAAAGATGTGGACGAGATCATCCTCGTGGGCGGCCAGACCCGCATGCCGCTCGTGCAACAAGCGGTGCAGGACTTCTTCGGGAAAGAGCCCAACCGCAATATCAATCCCGACGAAGTGGTGGCGACCGGCGCATCCATCCAAGGCGCGGTCATGCGCGGCGAGGTGAAGGACCTGGTGCTGCTGGACGTGACGCCCCTCTCCCTCGGCATCCAGACCCAGGGCGGGGGATTCGTGAAGATCATCCAGCGCAATACCACGATCCCCTGCAAGGATTCCCGCACCTTCACCACCGTCACGGACAACCAGAGCCGGGTGGAAGTGCATGTGCTCCAGGGCGAGCGGGAATTGTCGGAGCACAACAAGAGCCTGGGACGCTTCGACCTCATCAACCTGCCTCCGCTTCCCAAGGGCGTGCCGCAGATCGAGGTTTCCTTCAATATCGATTCCAACGGCATCGTGAAGGTCAGCGCCAAGGACATGATGACCAACCTCGAACAGACCATGAGCATCCGGCCCACTTCGGGCCTTTCGGAGCTGGAAATCCAGCGCATGGTCCGGGAAGGCACCACCAATGCGGAAGACGACCTCAAGCGGCGCGACGAGCTGAAGTACCTGGCCTCCGCCGAAGGCCTGCTGTTCTCCTGCGACAAGAGCTTCATCGACTGCGGCAAATACCTGGCCGCGGAAAAGCAGGAATTCGTGCGGGAGATCCTGAACAAGGTGCGTTCGGGGGTCGCCGATAAGGACGTGGACCTGCTGCGGAGCACCGAAGGGGACCTCCTTGAAGCCCAGAAACTCCTCACGGACGCGGTGCTCGCCGCCAGCGAGGCCATGATGTCGGCCCTGGACGGCGAGGGCGGAAATGCAGGGAATTAA
- the dnaJ gene encoding molecular chaperone DnaJ: MKRDYYEVLGLERSASLDEIKKAYRKLAMQHHPDQNPGDKASEEKFKEAAEAYGVLSDAEKRKTYDQFGHAGLGGNGGGQSFQFDPRQFAGFEDILGSFFGGGLFGDAFGGGQRRRSGQGEPGSDLQYTLRIPFRDAVFGLENQQIEVPRLESCDTCGGNGCAPGTNPQSCPQCRGTGQVAMRQGFFQMAMPCPRCEGRGKIIPNPCATCRGQGRIQRRSTVTFRVPAGVDRGMRLRLVGQGEAGTSGAPRGDLYIVCDVQEDPLYQRDGVDLHAKQEVPWPLLALGGKLKIETLYGEDHIKIEAGTPSDTVVKLVNAGVPRTRGSGRGDLYLHIRAAVPKKLTGDQEALARQLLDALQGEDADPAAEAEEGLLAKVFGSHSKKGKKNRN, translated from the coding sequence ATGAAACGGGACTATTACGAGGTGCTGGGCCTTGAGCGCTCCGCCTCCCTGGACGAGATAAAAAAGGCCTACCGCAAGCTGGCCATGCAGCACCACCCGGACCAGAATCCGGGGGACAAGGCGTCCGAGGAGAAATTCAAGGAGGCCGCGGAGGCCTATGGCGTGCTTTCCGACGCCGAGAAGCGCAAGACCTATGATCAGTTCGGCCATGCGGGCCTGGGCGGCAATGGCGGGGGGCAGTCCTTCCAGTTCGATCCCCGGCAGTTCGCGGGCTTCGAGGACATCCTCGGAAGCTTCTTCGGGGGCGGCCTGTTCGGCGATGCCTTCGGCGGCGGGCAGCGGCGCCGGTCAGGGCAGGGGGAACCCGGTTCGGACCTGCAATACACCCTCCGGATTCCATTCCGGGACGCGGTGTTCGGATTGGAGAACCAGCAGATCGAGGTGCCCCGCCTGGAGAGTTGCGACACCTGCGGCGGCAATGGCTGCGCGCCGGGCACCAATCCCCAATCCTGCCCCCAATGTCGAGGCACCGGCCAGGTGGCCATGCGCCAGGGCTTCTTCCAGATGGCGATGCCTTGTCCGCGCTGCGAGGGCCGCGGCAAAATCATTCCGAACCCTTGCGCCACCTGCCGGGGCCAAGGCCGCATCCAGCGGCGCAGCACCGTGACCTTCCGCGTGCCCGCGGGCGTGGACCGGGGAATGCGCCTGCGGCTGGTCGGGCAGGGCGAGGCGGGCACCTCCGGCGCCCCGCGGGGCGACCTTTACATCGTCTGCGATGTCCAGGAGGATCCGCTCTATCAGCGCGACGGCGTCGATCTCCATGCCAAGCAGGAGGTGCCGTGGCCCCTGCTGGCGTTGGGAGGCAAGCTCAAGATCGAAACCCTCTACGGCGAGGACCACATCAAGATCGAGGCCGGCACGCCCTCGGACACCGTGGTGAAGCTTGTGAATGCAGGCGTGCCGCGGACTCGAGGTAGCGGACGTGGCGACTTGTACCTGCATATCCGCGCGGCGGTGCCCAAAAAGCTGACCGGCGACCAGGAAGCGCTGGCGCGGCAGCTACTGGACGCCCTGCAAGGCGAGGACGCGGACCCCGCGGCTGAAGCCGAAGAAGGGCTGCTGGCCAAGGTCTTCGGCAGCCACTCGAAGAAAGGCAAGAAGAACCGCAATTGA
- a CDS encoding GGDEF domain-containing protein, producing MTYIHWLEVHPASGTEELKTSLSQWGFSQTNRLEGSTLFVVADKPDPRWIPEKATAVLWWVKEGTPEQTSAVLSQRAGWVVRQSAPLSEVRDALLYLEGRIMDTDGWLKQLLHLATLDELLRPVLVQCLRLSAASAGAIWLRKEEAYYQRAGAGFAEAPLSRAEANRLVESGEAIAICPPENIGLLRLRNAEKGTGGTLDWLRELEPLLLNAWNLEHSRELSFKDDLTVAQNRRCLEAELPEVIREAAGKSESVALLFLDVDNLRMLNSQYGHPTGSRVLEAVALEARQLMRAQDRLYRYGGDEFCILMRSTNAKGAAILGERLIEALAVSHLEVGENLVPISLSVGIAAFPNHADGADTLIERSDKALLKAKSLGKGRVVIFDGT from the coding sequence ATGACCTACATCCACTGGCTTGAGGTGCATCCAGCTTCAGGGACCGAGGAATTGAAAACCTCCCTCTCGCAATGGGGGTTCTCGCAGACAAACAGGCTCGAGGGCTCGACCCTGTTCGTGGTGGCCGATAAACCGGATCCGCGCTGGATCCCCGAAAAGGCTACGGCCGTGCTGTGGTGGGTGAAGGAGGGGACCCCGGAGCAGACCAGCGCCGTCCTGTCCCAACGGGCCGGATGGGTCGTCCGGCAATCCGCGCCCCTCAGTGAAGTCCGGGACGCCCTGCTCTACCTTGAGGGGCGCATCATGGACACGGATGGCTGGCTGAAGCAGCTGCTGCACCTGGCCACGCTCGATGAGCTTTTAAGACCCGTGCTGGTGCAGTGCCTCAGACTCTCCGCCGCCAGTGCCGGAGCCATCTGGCTGAGGAAAGAAGAAGCCTACTACCAGCGCGCGGGGGCTGGTTTCGCCGAGGCCCCGCTGAGCCGGGCGGAGGCGAACCGGCTGGTGGAGTCCGGAGAGGCCATCGCGATCTGCCCGCCTGAAAACATCGGTCTGCTCCGGCTGCGGAATGCGGAGAAAGGCACCGGCGGGACGTTGGATTGGCTGCGGGAATTGGAACCGCTGCTGCTCAACGCCTGGAATCTCGAGCACAGCCGGGAGCTGTCCTTCAAGGACGACCTCACGGTGGCCCAGAACCGGCGCTGCCTGGAGGCGGAACTGCCCGAGGTGATCCGCGAGGCTGCCGGCAAATCGGAATCGGTGGCCCTCCTGTTCCTGGATGTGGACAACCTGAGGATGCTCAACAGCCAGTACGGGCATCCCACCGGCAGCCGGGTGCTGGAGGCCGTGGCCCTCGAGGCCAGGCAGCTCATGCGCGCCCAGGACCGGCTGTACCGGTACGGGGGCGATGAATTCTGCATTCTCATGCGCAGCACCAACGCGAAAGGGGCGGCGATCCTCGGGGAACGCCTCATCGAGGCCCTAGCTGTGAGCCACCTGGAAGTGGGCGAGAACCTGGTGCCCATTTCACTGAGCGTGGGCATCGCCGCCTTTCCCAACCATGCGGATGGCGCCGACACCCTCATCGAGCGATCCGACAAGGCGCTATTGAAGGCCAAGTCCCTGGGCAAGGGCCGGGTCGTCATTTTCGATGGGACCTGA
- the pilB gene encoding type IV-A pilus assembly ATPase PilB: MATKLGDMLVKSQLITPEQLEEAIRFQRRDGGKLGSIVVRQGYCSDQDIVSFLGMQYGVPAADLDQWPAIDPGVIALVPSELAHKHKVLPLQRSGNVLTLAMSDPTDIFAMDDVRFHTGYNVDPVVSSEIGLARAIERYYGGSSGLKLREDSPSTSRGMSAPAAQQAPAASPFNFDEAPDDALDLKSFEEDMDTDTQYDTLDEDEGDNINVAALSKQSEDAPVVRLANMVLIDAIRKGASDIHIEPYEKSYRIRFRIDGLLMEVMRPNLKLKDPLTSRIKILAKLNIAEKRLPQDGRIKLRVNLQGRQKTIDYRVSILPCLFGEKIVMRLLDNDSLMLDLTKLGFEPESLEVWNRQIDKPYGMVLVTGPTGSGKTNTLYSSIAKLNEPHVNIMTAEDPVEFNFAGINQVQMKEQIGLNFAAALRSFLRQDPNIILVGEIRDFETAEISIKASLTGHLVLSTLHTNDAASTISRLMNMGVEPFLVATSVNVICAQRLVRRICSNCKALDPTVPPAEALKKVGFTEEEIGRLKIMHGQGCEICHKKGYKGRVGLYEVLEMSETLKDMVLTGASAIELREQAIKEGMITLRRSGCRKVLDGVTTIEEIIRETVV, from the coding sequence GTGGCCACCAAGCTCGGCGACATGTTGGTCAAATCCCAGCTCATCACACCGGAACAACTGGAAGAAGCCATTCGGTTCCAGCGCAGGGACGGGGGAAAGCTTGGCAGCATCGTCGTCCGCCAGGGGTATTGCTCGGATCAGGACATCGTCAGTTTCCTGGGCATGCAGTACGGGGTCCCGGCCGCGGATCTGGATCAATGGCCGGCCATCGATCCAGGGGTGATCGCCCTGGTGCCCTCGGAACTGGCCCACAAGCACAAGGTGCTGCCGCTGCAGCGCTCCGGGAACGTGCTTACGTTGGCCATGTCGGATCCCACCGACATCTTCGCGATGGACGATGTCCGATTCCACACCGGCTACAACGTGGACCCGGTGGTTTCGTCCGAGATCGGGCTGGCCAGGGCCATCGAACGCTACTACGGCGGTTCCAGCGGCTTGAAGCTGCGCGAGGACAGCCCCTCCACCAGCCGCGGCATGAGCGCGCCTGCCGCGCAGCAGGCGCCGGCCGCCTCACCGTTCAATTTCGACGAAGCGCCGGACGACGCCCTGGATCTGAAGTCCTTCGAAGAGGACATGGACACCGACACGCAGTACGACACCTTGGATGAGGACGAAGGCGACAACATCAATGTCGCCGCCCTCAGCAAGCAGAGCGAGGATGCCCCGGTGGTGCGCCTCGCGAACATGGTGCTCATCGATGCCATCCGCAAGGGCGCCTCCGACATCCACATCGAGCCCTATGAGAAGAGCTACCGCATCCGGTTCCGCATCGACGGCCTGCTCATGGAGGTGATGCGCCCGAATTTAAAGCTGAAGGACCCGCTCACCTCGCGCATCAAGATCCTGGCGAAACTCAACATCGCCGAAAAGCGGCTGCCCCAGGACGGCCGCATCAAGCTGCGCGTCAATCTCCAGGGCCGCCAGAAGACCATTGATTACCGAGTCTCGATCCTCCCCTGCCTGTTCGGCGAGAAGATCGTGATGCGGCTGCTCGACAATGATTCGCTCATGCTCGACCTCACCAAACTGGGCTTCGAGCCGGAGAGCCTGGAGGTGTGGAACCGCCAGATCGACAAGCCCTACGGGATGGTGCTGGTGACGGGCCCCACGGGCTCCGGCAAGACCAATACCCTGTACTCCTCCATCGCGAAACTGAACGAGCCGCACGTGAACATCATGACGGCCGAAGATCCGGTGGAATTCAATTTCGCCGGCATCAACCAGGTCCAGATGAAGGAGCAGATCGGCCTCAATTTCGCGGCTGCGCTCAGGTCCTTCCTCCGCCAGGATCCCAACATCATCCTGGTCGGAGAGATCCGGGACTTTGAAACGGCGGAAATATCCATCAAGGCCAGCCTCACGGGCCACCTGGTGCTGTCCACGCTCCACACCAATGATGCGGCCAGCACCATCAGCCGCCTGATGAACATGGGCGTGGAACCGTTCCTGGTGGCGACATCCGTGAACGTCATCTGCGCCCAGCGGCTTGTGCGGAGAATCTGCTCCAACTGCAAGGCGCTGGATCCGACGGTCCCTCCGGCCGAGGCGCTGAAGAAAGTCGGGTTCACCGAAGAGGAGATCGGGCGGCTGAAAATCATGCATGGTCAGGGCTGCGAGATCTGCCACAAGAAGGGCTACAAGGGCCGCGTCGGGCTCTATGAAGTGCTGGAGATGTCCGAAACCCTGAAGGACATGGTGCTGACCGGAGCATCGGCCATCGAACTCCGCGAGCAGGCCATCAAAGAGGGGATGATCACCCTGCGGCGGAGCGGCTGCCGCAAGGTATTGGATGGGGTCACCACCATCGAGGAAATCATCCGGGAAACTGTCGTCTAA
- a CDS encoding type IV pilus twitching motility protein PilT, whose protein sequence is MADVNYVVPLQQLLKTMVEYGGTDLHITTESAPQIRIDGRMVPLKLPPLDATQTRWLCYGVMTDQQKHRLEEDLEVDFSFGLQGIARFRANVFNQRGATAGVFRTIPENIRSFEQLGLPPAIQSLCDKPRGLVLVTGVTGSGKSTTLAAMVDKINTDEPLHILTIEDPVEYVHKHKRSLVNQREIHADTHSFKKALRSALRQDPDVVLVGEMRDLETIESALTIAETGHLTFGTLHTNSATQTINRIIDVFPSHQQSQVRAQLSLVLEGVVCQSLIPKASGKGRALALEVMIPNSAIRNLIREDKVHQIYSSMQTGQIKFGMQTFNQSLAELVIKGEIAQDVATEFSSNHDELRELINRGVGTVNMAPQAPQPKPGGLGGLLGGRNPNIKYT, encoded by the coding sequence ATGGCCGATGTCAATTACGTTGTTCCCCTCCAGCAGCTCCTGAAGACCATGGTCGAATATGGTGGAACGGACCTCCACATCACCACCGAGTCGGCGCCTCAGATCCGCATCGATGGCCGCATGGTCCCATTGAAACTGCCGCCGTTGGACGCGACCCAGACCCGATGGCTCTGCTACGGCGTCATGACCGACCAGCAGAAGCACCGCCTTGAAGAAGATCTCGAGGTGGACTTCTCCTTCGGGCTCCAGGGCATCGCGAGGTTTCGCGCCAATGTGTTCAATCAGCGGGGCGCCACCGCCGGGGTCTTCCGCACCATCCCTGAAAACATCCGATCCTTCGAGCAATTGGGGCTTCCCCCGGCCATCCAGAGCCTCTGCGACAAGCCCCGGGGGCTGGTGCTGGTGACCGGGGTGACCGGATCCGGCAAGTCCACCACGCTGGCCGCCATGGTGGACAAGATCAACACAGATGAGCCGCTGCACATCCTCACCATCGAAGACCCGGTGGAGTACGTCCACAAACACAAGCGCAGCCTCGTGAACCAGCGGGAGATCCACGCGGACACCCACAGCTTCAAAAAAGCCCTCCGCTCGGCTCTCCGCCAAGACCCTGATGTGGTGCTGGTCGGCGAAATGCGGGACCTGGAAACCATCGAGTCGGCGCTCACCATCGCCGAGACGGGCCACCTGACTTTTGGAACGCTCCACACGAATTCCGCGACGCAGACCATCAACCGCATCATCGACGTCTTCCCCAGCCACCAGCAGAGCCAGGTGCGGGCCCAGCTCTCCCTGGTGCTCGAAGGGGTCGTCTGCCAAAGCCTCATCCCCAAGGCGAGCGGAAAAGGCCGGGCCCTGGCCCTGGAAGTGATGATTCCCAATTCGGCGATCCGGAATCTGATTCGGGAGGACAAAGTCCACCAGATCTACAGTTCCATGCAGACGGGTCAAATCAAGTTCGGCATGCAGACCTTCAACCAGAGCCTTGCGGAACTGGTGATCAAGGGGGAGATAGCGCAGGACGTGGCCACCGAGTTCTCCAGCAACCATGATGAGCTGCGGGAACTGATCAACCGCGGGGTGGGAACGGTGAACATGGCCCCCCAGGCTCCTCAGCCCAAGCCTGGCGGTCTCGGCGGTCTGCTTGGAGGCAGAAATCCCAACATCAAGTACACCTAG
- a CDS encoding type II secretion system F family protein, translating into MPAFAWKGKNRLGEVQEGLIVSDSKDAASVTLKRNGIQIISIRAQQSTGTKSLGKVNAKDLAIFTRQFSVMIDAGLPLVQCLEILGAQQEDKGFQKIIAAVRQDVEQGATLQTALSKHPKAFNDLYVNMVGAGEAGGILDVILQRLSGYIEKAVKLTAKVKSAMIYPIAVISIALIVVVIIMVKVIPVFSAMYEGLGSTLPLPTRICIGMSNVLIRYSYIVVAFALLIYFGIRQYYKTVPGKLQIDKLMLKLPVLGDILLKVAVARFCRTLGTLISSGVPILEGMDITARTSGNQVCQNAILRAKEAVEQGRNIATPLAETKVFPPMVVQMVGVGEATGALDAMLSKVADFYEDEVDNAVAGLTSLMEPVMIAMLGGIIGFIVVAMYMPIFQLANVVGKD; encoded by the coding sequence ATGCCTGCATTCGCATGGAAAGGCAAGAATCGATTGGGCGAGGTCCAAGAGGGCCTCATCGTGTCCGACTCCAAGGACGCGGCCTCTGTCACCCTGAAGCGCAACGGCATCCAGATAATATCCATCAGAGCCCAGCAATCCACCGGCACCAAGAGCCTGGGCAAGGTCAATGCAAAAGACCTGGCCATCTTCACCCGCCAGTTCAGTGTGATGATCGATGCTGGCCTTCCCTTGGTCCAATGTCTAGAAATCCTTGGCGCCCAGCAGGAAGACAAGGGATTCCAGAAAATAATCGCCGCCGTGCGCCAGGATGTGGAGCAGGGCGCGACCCTCCAGACCGCCCTTTCGAAGCACCCCAAGGCTTTCAACGACCTGTACGTGAACATGGTCGGGGCCGGCGAGGCAGGCGGCATCCTCGACGTGATTCTGCAGCGGCTTTCCGGCTATATCGAAAAAGCCGTCAAACTTACGGCCAAAGTCAAGAGCGCCATGATTTATCCCATCGCGGTCATCAGCATCGCTCTCATCGTGGTGGTGATCATCATGGTGAAGGTCATCCCGGTGTTCAGCGCCATGTACGAAGGATTGGGATCGACCTTGCCGCTGCCGACCCGCATCTGCATCGGGATGTCGAACGTCCTGATCCGCTATTCCTACATCGTGGTGGCCTTCGCCTTGCTGATCTATTTCGGCATTCGGCAGTACTACAAGACCGTCCCCGGGAAATTGCAGATCGACAAACTGATGCTCAAGCTGCCGGTGCTCGGCGACATCCTTCTGAAAGTCGCCGTGGCCCGCTTCTGCCGGACCCTGGGAACGCTGATCAGCTCCGGCGTCCCCATCCTGGAAGGCATGGACATCACGGCCCGGACCTCCGGCAACCAGGTCTGCCAGAACGCGATCCTCAGAGCCAAGGAAGCAGTGGAACAGGGCCGGAATATTGCAACCCCCCTCGCCGAGACCAAGGTGTTCCCGCCCATGGTCGTCCAGATGGTGGGCGTCGGTGAGGCCACGGGCGCCCTGGATGCGATGCTCTCCAAGGTCGCGGATTTTTACGAGGATGAAGTCGACAACGCGGTGGCCGGCCTGACCAGCCTGATGGAACCCGTCATGATCGCCATGCTCGGCGGCATCATCGGCTTCATCGTCGTGGCCATGTACATGCCGATCTTCCAGCTCGCCAACGTGGTCGGAAAAGATTGA
- a CDS encoding type II secretion system protein — translation MATTQTPAAQRGFSLIELLLVLAIIGIISAIAIPSFLGQRRRARVIGDAKANAEVLRMALETRKAEIGIYAPVASYSWTAAGGAPSASVNPAPGFVVKGASKMDFKVVVANGGLSYLLNVTDPGMGNAVVIQRDQAGRQLDGTGAVGLTTYEKN, via the coding sequence ATGGCCACCACCCAAACACCAGCCGCGCAGCGGGGTTTCAGCCTGATCGAGCTGCTCCTGGTCCTGGCGATCATCGGGATCATTTCCGCGATCGCGATTCCTTCGTTCCTGGGCCAGCGGCGCCGGGCCCGGGTCATCGGCGACGCCAAGGCCAACGCCGAAGTGCTGCGCATGGCCCTCGAAACCCGCAAGGCGGAAATCGGAATCTATGCCCCGGTCGCATCCTATAGCTGGACCGCCGCAGGTGGCGCCCCCTCCGCAAGCGTCAACCCGGCTCCCGGGTTTGTGGTGAAGGGGGCCAGCAAGATGGATTTCAAGGTGGTGGTCGCCAATGGCGGACTTTCCTACCTGTTGAACGTGACCGACCCGGGCATGGGCAATGCAGTCGTCATCCAACGGGACCAGGCGGGCCGCCAGTTGGATGGGACCGGCGCGGTTGGGCTCACGACCTACGAGAAAAACTGA